The Oncorhynchus mykiss isolate Arlee chromosome 5, USDA_OmykA_1.1, whole genome shotgun sequence DNA window TTTGCTGTTCTGACGCCTTCCATGATCCAACAACCAGTTGCCCgtatttttattttcaaatggCATGGAACTGATGCTTTTTCCTCAGGTCGTGGAGGGATCTTTCCCTTCCACATTTAATACTGTGTGTGTTAAAATGCCTGCATCCCCCATGCTTATGTCTTTCCCAATGACCAAGGGTTGTCTAGGGTAGGTGGTGCATAATGTATAGACTGCAGGGTGATATCCTGTTTTCAGCAACCAGTCCAAAAGAACCTACAGAACAGAGGTTTTCAAATCAAAATGGTACAATCTTTGTAAGCTTAACTATTTTAAAACAATATCTTATTGAATAAGATGAGGCCATGTTCAAAGTTTGAGTATGAGATGAATACAAAGGGGGAAACTCATTCTCACCGAGGAGCTGTCGGATTTCAGGAATCTTCTGTGAATTGTTCTTCCACTTGGGCATCTCAAAGCCACCCGTACAACCTGTCAAGAGAAACCTTTACCGTACTCACACTGACCACCTTTCGCCAATCATTAATTGTTTAGAGTAATTGTGTCTTCAAATTTCATAGTGTAACAGATGCAAGAGCAAACACTCCATGGGACAAAAGTGTATACATACCCCTTCAGCATCCTCTGCTGGCTCCTCTGGTAAAACAACCACCTTTTCAATCCAGAAGAGCACAAACCATTGAGGGTTTAGGCCTGGATTCAATTCCAGTGTGCTTTGTCAACTATGCGCCATTTCAAAGGTATTtcctgattgagccgacatatgcagcgttacTGGAAGGtggctggatcgaatccccaagctgagtGTAcaattctgcccctgagcaaggcagttaacacactgttccccgggcaccaAAGACGTGGAtatcaattaaggcagcccccccgcacctctcagttgaaggcattcagttgtacagctgactaggtatccccatttcccTACTGTGCTGTCTTTAAAAGAGGTGCATAGCCGACAAAGCATGATCAGATTGAATCCTAGCCTAAACAAAACAATGACCCCCTCTGCTTTAGTGAAATAATAAACTATAGAGGGACCCGCAAGCGGGACTAACCTGACTTGGAATAAAGGTTGGTGTTATCTGGAATCCTTGGGACCTCAACTCTGATTTTACCtaattgaagttgacatttaaaatgatttagggtagggacgtcccaattCTAAATAGTACTAACCATGGAATAAAACCATTTTCAGGTCCTCGGATTTAAATTGGTAATGATATCCTGCCATTAGCATTTTAACATCCTTTCCTGAATAGAGTCATTCAGCATACGCACCCTTTTTTGGGGAGGGACCTCAGGTTTGGGGTGGAGTCTGGTGGCACTCTCTGGCAGTTTCCTCCTTCTTACTGCCTCCTGATTGGGTGTCCCATCAACAGCCTCCTGGGCACTCTGCCCTAACGATTCTCCTTCCTGTAGCCACATAAATAACACATTCACAGTTGGCACACCTCACTGAGGATCTTGTCCATAGAAGTCTATCAAAAGGCCTAAAAATGTAAGCGGTGTGTACAATTGTTCTCCCCAATGGAAGAAAGCAAGTACTGCATTCCATTGGCTAAGAACACTGTTCATTTGTTCATAGCAAATTTGAACCAGTGTACAATATGAATtatgttttattacatttttagaTTTACCTGGCCCATTGAAATAATTAAATTATAATTGTGGTGTGAAACCAAATGCATTTAGCCTACATGACAACATGTAACATGTAGCCTAGTCTACATATTGCACTGGGGCAAAACTATCTACGTTTTAATCGTAAATAACCTACAATTTATTTCGTAACAAAGTAGCACATGCGCAAAAGGTACGGTTGTTTAGCTATCGGGACGAAGTGCTCAGAGAATCCAGTCACCCAGCAACTATTGTGTGGTTTTTATACAATTCCATGGGTGGTATCTGGTAGTTGAAGTTATTCTCACCCCAAGTTGTTCT harbors:
- the ubxn8 gene encoding UBX domain-containing protein 8 — translated: MSSSKTSWLLGTLLISILCFVSWKHSIIDVRGAFLLVGRGLLLLGLSTLMVSYFYPRLRSLFSSNTRSTSEYSEDEEAKQRQKQAREELQEKHSEKAFSYQESVLRPRQESSMRKKEERFYRMTGETWKLTDGEQLGEGESLGQSAQEAVDGTPNQEAVRRRKLPESATRLHPKPEVPPQKRVVVLPEEPAEDAEGVVRVALRCPSGRTIHRRFLKSDSSSVLLDWLLKTGYHPAVYTLCTTYPRQPLVIGKDISMGDAGILTHTVLNVEGKDPSTT